The window GCAGTATGCCAGAAATCGTGGAGCACGGAAAGACCGGACTCCTTGTTCCTCCGGCCGATGCAGAGGCCCTGGCAGCGGCAATCTCTCGACTCCTGGGCGAGCCGGAGTTGGGCCGTACCCTGGGGCGCGCCGGCCGAGTCCGCGTGGAGCATCGCTTCGCCATCGACCGTATGATCGAGCAGTTGGAGGAGCTCTTCGCGCAATACGCTTGGCCCTCGGAGAATGCGAAAAAATCTTGTTGATTTTCAGTTTTTAATTTGATAGCTTTGCGCCGAGTTAGAAACCAAGGTTCCATCAATTGTGGGAGAGGGATTAGGCGATGACTGCAGGTGATGATTCCCGTCGGTGGCTCGGCAAGGCGTGGTCCTCTGACTATGATCCGGACCAGGAGCCATGGGAGGATAACGGCTGGGAAGATGAAGAGGAAGGGGAAGAGGACGAGGAGTGGGAGGAGGAGTGGGACGAAGAAGAGGACTGGGACGAAGAGCTCGACGAGGAAGAGGAGTGGGACGAAGAAGAGTACTTCGACGAAGAAGACGAGGAAGAGTGGGGAGATTTTGACGACTGGGAAGACAACTAATCCCCCCTCGCCGGGGAAATACAAGCCAATGTCGCCCGATCTCTATCCGCCCACGCCTATCGTGGGCGTTGGCGTCTTGGTGGAGCGTGAAGGGGCTATCCTGTTGGCACGGCGCGGTGCTGAGCCCAAGGCGGGGCACTGGTCGCTGCCTGGCGGTCACGTGGAACTGGGGGAGCCGGTGCGCGAAGCTGCGCGGCGAGAGCTCGCCGAAGAGTGCCATGTAGACGTGGAGGTCATGGATGTGCTTGATGTGTGCGACCTCATCATCCGCGACGAACAGGAAAGAGTACGCTACCACTATGTGTTGATCGATTTCTTAGGCAAGTACTTGGGTGGCACCGCTCGCTCGGACAGCGATGTGTTGGAGGTCGCCTGGGTGCCAATCGGGCAGCTCGCCAACTATCACCTCACCGACGCCGTGCGCACAGTGGTGGACAAGGGGTTGGCGCTCCTTGGGGCGGGCCCCAATCACTCCCCCTCATGTCGTGCATGCCCGGATCGATGAAAGAGCACCAGGAGAATCACCCTCCAGAGGAGCAGTTTCCCGATTACTTTGTGGTGCGGGATGTGCTCGACCTGCACGGCTTGTTCCCGGAACAGGTTCCGGAGATGGTGGATGAGTTCTTGCGCAATGCAGGCGAGCAGGGGTACAGCCAGGTGCGCATCGTGCACGGCAAAGGGCGCAGCAAACTCAAGTGGGTGGTGCACCAGTGCTTGCGCGGAAATCCCCTTGTTGCCACCTTTGCCGATGCTCCACCCGAAGCGGGGGGCTGGGGAGCGACGGTAGTGGAGCTACGTTCTGGGAAGAGCTCATAGCCTAAGTTTGTCGGCGCCGCTGGGCCCAGGCTGGCAGGCGATGATGCGGAATCCAGGCGAGGAGGCAGCGGCGAAATGGCTCTCACCAAAGCAGCGCCAATTTGTTCTTGACATCATTGTTTTTCCTCACTATATTAGGGTGCCTTTCGGCCAATGAACGGGGCGTTCACACCGTGACGTGTGCGGGAGGTTACGTTGATTCAAGACCCGGTAAGCTACTCTCTGAACTTTGGCTCCACGGCCACGTGGGTGGCATTCCTCCTGGGGGTGTTGATATACATCATCGGTTTCTTCGGCGGCCTAAGGCTTAATTTGCCGAAGATGCTTGTTGCGGTAATGATCGCCACAGCAATTGCCGTCGTTGCGAGGCCGCTGGTCAATCGCGTGCACACCTTTGTTGCCTCCATCCTTGGTGACCAGCTGGCTGGCTTCGCGGTGCCGCTCTTGTGGACGGTGTTTGTCTTGGGCATAGGCCTCAGCCTGTATGAAGCATTCACCGTCACCGCCAAGGAAGCCCACCCGATGAAGTGAGGGCCCCTCGGTGGCGCTACCGCAACACGGAGGGCGAAGTGCCATGCCGCGGAAGCAAAGCAGGATCGAGTTCCAGTACATTCCAGGCTGTCCACATGCAGAGGAGACTTTGGACAACCTGCGCAGGCTTGTGTGTGAGGGTCTCATCAGCGAAGAGGAGCTGGTCATTACAACAGCCGAGGACCCCTGCTTATCTCCGAGGGGCGTGTTCGCGGGGTCGCCGAGCGTACTCGTGGACGGCGTGGACGTCTACACCGAGGCTGAACCGCAGGGGAATCTCTATGCCTGCAGGGTCTACTCGCTCCAGGGGCATCAGAGTGGCGTGCTCCCTCTCGAGTTCTTGCGGGCACAGATTGTGAAGTTGCGCGGGCGGACGACACATGAACAGTGAGGAGGCTGGGCAACTGCTGTTGGACAGAGCACAGGAGGAGTCTCCATGTACGCTTTGGACGAGTTGACGCTCCGTTGTCTTGCCGAGACCAGTTTTGAGAAGTATGGGCCGCACGTGGCGGTCTCATTTGTAGATGAGCCCCCGATGACCTATAGCGACCTCAAACGGGCCGTGGTGGCCACTGCGCACGGGCTGAGAAAAAGGGGCGTCAAGCCAGGGGACAGGGTCGCTATCCTAGGAGAGAATAGCCCGCAATGGGGCACTGCCTACTTGGCGATAACCTGCATGGGTGCCGTGGCGGTGCCTATCCTGCCCGACTTCCACAAGTCGGAAGTGCACCACATCATCCGCAATTCGGGCGCCAAAGTACTGTTTGTCTCCAGTAAGTTGGTGCACAAGGCGGAGGAGAAACGCCTGGGCGCACTCAAGCTCCTCGTTAGCCTTGACCCCATTGACCGACGGGACCTGCCCTACAAGGTGGAGAGCATGGTTGACTTGATGAAAGAAGGGGCCAAGGAGACTGTCTTGCCGTCAGCGAAGATTAAAGAGGGGGACCTGGCAGAGATCCTCTACACCTCCGGCACCACGGGTCATTCCAAGGGGGTGATGCTTTCGCACAAGAATATCACCTACAACGCGCTGCAGGCCTTGCGCGCGATCGCCATCACTCCAGACGACACACTGCTCTCCATTCTCCCCATGTCGCATTCTTATGAGTGTACCTGTGGCTTCATCGCCCCCCTGTGTGGTGGCGCGAAGATTTACTACATCAAGGGCTTGCCTACAGCTCAAACACTGCTTCCGGCGCTGGAAGAGGTGCGGCCCACCATTGTGCTTTCGGTGCCCCTCATTATGGAAAAGATCTACAAGAAGAAGGTGTTGAGTGAGATTGGGGAGAAGTTCCTGATAAAGGACCTCTACAAGCTGCGGCCGATGCGCAAGACGTTGAACAAAGTGGTGGGCAGACGTCTGTACAAGGCCTTCGGGGGCAATTTACGTTTCATCTGCTTCGGTGGCGCTGCCTTGAGTCCAGACGTGGAGGAGTTTCTGCGGGAGGCGGACTTTCCATATATTACCGGTTACGGGTTGACCGAATCCTCACCGTTGCTCACGGTCAATCCAGTCGGGGAAGTCAAGTTCCAGTCCTGCGGCAAGGCGGTGGAAAGCGTTGAGCTTAGGATCGCCGACCCTGATCCTCAAACCGGCATTGGCGAGATCTTGGCACGAGGCCCGAATGTGATGCAGGGCTACTACAAGAACCCGGAAGCCACCAGGCAAACACTGCTCGAAGGCGGGTGGCTCGTCACT is drawn from candidate division KSB1 bacterium and contains these coding sequences:
- a CDS encoding alkylmercury lyase → MPRKQSRIEFQYIPGCPHAEETLDNLRRLVCEGLISEEELVITTAEDPCLSPRGVFAGSPSVLVDGVDVYTEAEPQGNLYACRVYSLQGHQSGVLPLEFLRAQIVKLRGRTTHEQ
- a CDS encoding AMP-binding protein, which gives rise to MYALDELTLRCLAETSFEKYGPHVAVSFVDEPPMTYSDLKRAVVATAHGLRKRGVKPGDRVAILGENSPQWGTAYLAITCMGAVAVPILPDFHKSEVHHIIRNSGAKVLFVSSKLVHKAEEKRLGALKLLVSLDPIDRRDLPYKVESMVDLMKEGAKETVLPSAKIKEGDLAEILYTSGTTGHSKGVMLSHKNITYNALQALRAIAITPDDTLLSILPMSHSYECTCGFIAPLCGGAKIYYIKGLPTAQTLLPALEEVRPTIVLSVPLIMEKIYKKKVLSEIGEKFLIKDLYKLRPMRKTLNKVVGRRLYKAFGGNLRFICFGGAALSPDVEEFLREADFPYITGYGLTESSPLLTVNPVGEVKFQSCGKAVESVELRIADPDPQTGIGEILARGPNVMQGYYKNPEATRQTLLEGGWLVTGDRGYLDEDGYLYIKGRSKNVIVGPSGENIYPEQIEAKLAESPYVLESLVYERNGRLVAKVHLDYDLLDQEFGLHKMEEEQAARKIQEVLQTLKREVNEKVSTFSRIHDIIEQREPFEMTPTKKIKRYLYVS
- a CDS encoding Smr/MutS family protein; this encodes MKEHQENHPPEEQFPDYFVVRDVLDLHGLFPEQVPEMVDEFLRNAGEQGYSQVRIVHGKGRSKLKWVVHQCLRGNPLVATFADAPPEAGGWGATVVELRSGKSS
- a CDS encoding NUDIX hydrolase, producing the protein MSPDLYPPTPIVGVGVLVEREGAILLARRGAEPKAGHWSLPGGHVELGEPVREAARRELAEECHVDVEVMDVLDVCDLIIRDEQERVRYHYVLIDFLGKYLGGTARSDSDVLEVAWVPIGQLANYHLTDAVRTVVDKGLALLGAGPNHSPSCRACPDR